The Clostridium sp. AWRP genome has a window encoding:
- a CDS encoding DnaD domain protein — MSTFVFKTAEANYTPVSNVFIDKFMPKARGEFVKVYLLGLKYCKSGELGVSSQIVASALHLLETDVLNAWNYWNDENVIKMVPVDNMGNYNIEFLDLSDRDNEKEDDINLLEELNKTSIKDMLEDIEKSLGRTLSSKEMTMYISWLNDFNFSPEIILLLVQYCALKGKTNSRYIEKTAISWFDAKIRDINDAQSFIKKHEDKWIKIRKILGYLGIKDGEIMKPQEDLLSKWIQVYNFSVEIIYKACDICFQRINKADFKYIDGILTSWNKDKIKTLEDIEKKDSKKVNKGNFKNVNRITENKSSKGTFNNFKQRNYDFKDLEKKLLGWDKND; from the coding sequence ATGAGTACTTTTGTATTTAAGACTGCTGAAGCTAACTATACTCCTGTAAGCAACGTTTTTATAGATAAGTTTATGCCTAAAGCCCGAGGGGAATTTGTTAAAGTATACCTGCTTGGGCTAAAATATTGCAAATCAGGTGAATTAGGAGTTAGCTCTCAAATTGTTGCAAGTGCTTTGCATCTTTTAGAAACAGATGTATTAAACGCTTGGAACTACTGGAATGACGAAAATGTTATTAAAATGGTACCCGTTGACAATATGGGAAACTATAATATAGAATTCTTAGATTTATCAGATAGAGACAATGAGAAAGAAGATGATATAAATTTACTTGAAGAATTAAATAAAACTTCTATTAAAGATATGCTTGAAGATATAGAAAAATCCTTAGGTAGGACCTTATCTTCAAAAGAAATGACTATGTACATAAGTTGGTTAAATGATTTTAATTTTTCTCCAGAGATTATACTTCTTTTAGTTCAATACTGTGCTTTAAAAGGAAAAACCAACAGCAGATATATAGAAAAAACTGCAATATCCTGGTTTGACGCTAAAATAAGAGATATAAATGATGCCCAGTCTTTTATAAAAAAACATGAAGATAAATGGATTAAAATAAGAAAAATTTTAGGCTATCTTGGTATAAAAGATGGAGAAATAATGAAACCCCAAGAGGATTTACTTTCTAAATGGATTCAGGTTTACAATTTCTCAGTTGAAATTATATATAAAGCTTGTGATATATGCTTTCAAAGAATAAATAAGGCTGACTTTAAATATATTGATGGAATATTAACAAGCTGGAATAAAGATAAAATTAAGACATTAGAAGATATAGAAAAAAAGGATTCAAAGAAAGTAAATAAAGGCAATTTTAAAAATGTAAATAGAATTACAGAAAATAAAAGTTCAAAAGGAACTTTCAACAATTTTAAACAAAGAAACTATGACTTTAAAGACTTAGAAAAAAAACTACTAGGATGGGATAAGAATGATTAA
- a CDS encoding ATP-binding protein: MIKSYHSNIMKIYEKIRDDDRKALGFRKEEIKKKLPEVLNIQNQIGRLSLKLSINILNNVSNKDIYLKELHQKISYLRIKKAHILTSNNYPVNYLDMSYKCDKCKDTGFIGNKKCDCYKQKLIKLYYSNSDFKNMLAKNNFDNFNFQLYSSTKSEGNPTSPRKNIETIASTSWKYIENFSNYSENLLFYGSAGTGKTFLSNCISKELIDRGFLVIYRTSESLIKDLRDIRFNNNIELEDILMNCDLLIIDDLGSEQITDFSKTELFNLLNKKLLKQSKMLVSTNYDLEEILKCYSERISSRLLGEFTLYKFFGEDIRIKQNIQNKNFK, translated from the coding sequence ATGATTAAGAGCTATCACTCTAATATAATGAAAATATATGAAAAAATAAGAGACGATGATAGAAAAGCTTTAGGCTTTCGAAAGGAAGAAATTAAAAAAAAACTACCTGAAGTATTAAACATACAAAATCAAATAGGTAGACTTTCCTTAAAATTATCAATAAATATATTAAACAATGTCTCAAACAAGGATATTTACTTAAAGGAACTTCACCAAAAAATTTCATATTTAAGGATAAAAAAAGCTCATATTTTAACATCTAATAATTATCCTGTAAATTATTTAGATATGTCCTATAAATGTGATAAATGCAAAGATACTGGATTCATTGGAAACAAAAAATGCGACTGCTACAAACAAAAACTTATTAAACTTTACTACAGCAATTCTGACTTCAAAAATATGTTAGCTAAGAATAACTTCGATAACTTTAACTTTCAGCTATATTCCTCCACCAAAAGTGAAGGAAACCCTACAAGTCCTAGAAAAAATATAGAAACAATAGCATCCACATCGTGGAAATACATAGAAAACTTTTCTAACTACAGCGAAAATTTATTATTTTATGGATCTGCCGGAACGGGAAAGACCTTCTTGTCAAATTGTATATCAAAAGAATTGATAGACAGAGGTTTTTTAGTAATTTATAGAACTTCTGAATCCTTGATTAAAGACCTAAGAGATATAAGATTCAACAATAACATAGAATTAGAAGATATTTTAATGAATTGTGATTTACTCATAATAGATGATTTAGGCTCTGAGCAAATAACGGACTTTTCTAAAACTGAACTATTTAACCTTTTAAATAAAAAATTATTGAAACAAAGTAAAATGCTTGTATCTACAAACTATGACTTAGAAGAAATTTTAAAATGCTATTCAGAGAGAATTTCTTCTAGGTTGCTTGGAGAATTTACTTTGTATAAGTTTTTCGGAGAAGACATAAGAATAAAACAAAATATTCAAAATAAAAATTTCAAATAA
- a CDS encoding pyruvate, water dikinase regulatory protein: MLKIYAVSDSIGETAELVAKGAASQFYSEIEVHRVPYIKSYEDVNEFINGLESKENIMVISTIVLVEVREFLVQRCVECGIPINNILGPCISMVSRILNKIPEYRPGAVWEIDSEYYKKVEAVEFAIKYDDSKDNSGIKYADVVLLGLSRTSKTPLCMYLANKGIKALNIPLMPEVPVPEELFDIDRKKIVALTIDPVHLIEVRKHRIDRYNTISNRFKYANEERVLQELEFSDKVIRRLRCKVIDVTKRAIEDTALIIMEYIGYIESKGY, translated from the coding sequence ATGCTTAAAATATATGCAGTTTCTGACTCTATAGGTGAGACTGCAGAACTTGTTGCTAAAGGTGCTGCTAGCCAATTTTATTCAGAGATAGAAGTACACAGGGTACCTTATATAAAGAGTTATGAGGATGTAAATGAATTTATAAATGGGTTAGAAAGCAAAGAAAATATCATGGTTATATCTACAATAGTCCTTGTAGAAGTAAGAGAATTTCTAGTTCAAAGGTGTGTAGAATGTGGTATTCCTATAAATAATATTTTAGGACCTTGTATAAGTATGGTATCAAGGATACTAAATAAAATACCTGAATATAGGCCAGGTGCTGTATGGGAAATAGATTCTGAGTATTATAAAAAGGTAGAGGCAGTAGAATTTGCCATAAAATATGATGATAGCAAGGATAATTCAGGAATAAAGTATGCAGATGTTGTTCTTTTAGGCCTTTCTAGAACTTCTAAAACACCACTTTGTATGTATCTTGCAAATAAGGGAATAAAAGCTTTGAACATACCGCTTATGCCCGAGGTACCTGTACCAGAGGAGCTATTTGACATTGATAGAAAAAAGATTGTAGCCCTTACTATAGATCCAGTGCACTTAATAGAAGTAAGAAAACATAGAATAGATAGATACAATACTATATCTAATAGATTTAAGTATGCAAATGAAGAAAGGGTTCTTCAGGAACTGGAATTTTCAGATAAGGTTATAAGAAGATTGAGGTGTAAGGTAATAGATGTGACAAAAAGGGCAATAGAGGATACAGCATTAATTATAATGGAGTATATAGGATACATAGAATCAAAAGGTTATTAA
- a CDS encoding CoA-binding protein, with the protein MEAANFLYYKNWVVVGDVSNEEKYAFKILSSLKGAMYNAEGVNPRDDSGKVHKSLSEIPFKVDVLDLCINPKTGIDIVKEAFQIGIDKILIQPGAESEEILNFCSNNAIDAVKGCALVELTKKHQ; encoded by the coding sequence ATGGAAGCTGCTAATTTCCTATACTATAAGAACTGGGTAGTAGTTGGCGATGTGTCTAATGAAGAAAAATATGCTTTTAAAATATTAAGTTCTCTTAAGGGCGCAATGTATAATGCAGAGGGAGTGAATCCTAGAGATGATAGTGGGAAGGTACACAAATCTTTAAGTGAAATACCTTTTAAAGTAGATGTACTTGATTTGTGCATAAATCCTAAGACTGGTATTGATATAGTTAAAGAAGCTTTTCAAATTGGCATAGACAAAATATTAATACAGCCAGGTGCAGAAAGTGAAGAAATATTAAATTTCTGCAGTAACAATGCAATTGATGCAGTAAAAGGATGTGCACTTGTAGAACTTACGAAAAAACATCAATGA
- a CDS encoding NAD(P)/FAD-dependent oxidoreductase, with translation MFHEIIVIGAGASGIMAAITTKDRGKDVAILEFKNRIGSKILSTGNGRCNITNKNIDFCRYHSNNASFFKNVLNNFSLDDTINFFNSLGLPITTLENGRMYPLSLQSSSVLDILKMAIEDRNIPVYLNSKVGNISFNKKSFKIYCNDQIYECNKLILCTGGKSAPNTGSDGSGFTLCKSLGHSIIPPLPGLVQLKLSYNHLKALSGVKFNGYVYIVVDNIMQKREYGEILFTDYGISGPPILDISRIASCNLFNKKSVKIKIDMLPDFEEKDLVEFLENRWGTFGYRSIFDSFIGVINKKIIPILLRESSIEDIHKPCSELNWQEKKNICHLLKSWEFTVYDTNSFKNSQVTCGGVDTAQVNSITLESKKVKNLYLAGEILDVDGDCGGFNLQWAWSSGFTAGKSAAET, from the coding sequence ATGTTTCATGAAATCATAGTAATTGGTGCAGGTGCTTCTGGTATCATGGCTGCAATTACGACAAAAGACAGAGGAAAAGACGTAGCAATTTTAGAATTCAAAAATAGGATAGGGAGTAAAATATTATCAACTGGAAATGGTAGATGTAATATAACTAATAAAAATATAGATTTTTGCAGATATCACAGTAATAATGCTAGTTTTTTTAAAAATGTCTTAAATAATTTTTCCCTTGACGACACAATAAACTTTTTTAATTCACTAGGTCTTCCAATTACAACTTTGGAAAACGGAAGGATGTATCCTCTTTCTCTTCAATCATCCTCCGTACTAGATATATTGAAAATGGCTATTGAAGATCGAAATATACCTGTTTATTTAAATTCAAAAGTCGGTAATATATCCTTTAATAAAAAATCCTTTAAAATATACTGTAATGATCAAATTTACGAATGTAATAAACTAATATTATGTACAGGTGGAAAATCTGCCCCTAATACAGGATCTGACGGTTCGGGATTTACCCTATGTAAAAGCCTTGGCCACAGTATAATACCGCCCCTTCCTGGCCTTGTACAGTTGAAATTAAGCTATAATCATTTAAAAGCCCTATCGGGAGTAAAATTCAATGGGTATGTATACATAGTTGTGGATAATATAATGCAAAAAAGAGAATATGGAGAAATATTATTTACAGATTACGGAATATCAGGGCCACCTATACTTGACATAAGTCGCATAGCCTCATGTAATTTATTTAATAAAAAGTCCGTTAAAATTAAAATTGACATGCTTCCAGATTTTGAAGAAAAGGATTTAGTAGAATTCTTAGAAAATCGTTGGGGAACTTTTGGTTACAGAAGTATATTCGACTCATTCATAGGAGTAATAAATAAAAAAATCATACCTATACTTTTAAGAGAATCGTCCATTGAAGATATTCACAAACCATGTAGTGAATTAAACTGGCAGGAAAAAAAGAATATATGTCACTTACTCAAATCCTGGGAATTTACAGTATATGACACTAATTCCTTTAAAAATTCTCAAGTTACCTGTGGCGGAGTAGACACCGCTCAAGTAAACAGCATTACTTTGGAATCAAAAAAAGTAAAAAATTTATATTTAGCAGGAGAAATTTTGGATGTGGATGGTGACTGTGGTGGTTTTAATTTACAATGGGCCTGGAGTTCGGGATTTACTGCAGGGAAAAGTGCTGCTGAAACATAA
- a CDS encoding acyl-ACP thioesterase domain-containing protein — MENVVTEKEYEVQYYEIDFRKKLLVTSLMNYFEDVSTKQSEDIGGGLDYLKQTGVAWVLYKWDIHINRHPNYGEKIAVQTKAYSFRKFYGYRTFKVLDDKGNVIASANSIWLLIDKEKRKVIRITEDMYKMYGVAENDIKRLIIKKIKLPEQFDIEKSFDVRYSDIDTNRHVNNVKYVDWIVETIPLDIVLNFNIKNLNITYEKEALYGEKIKIYTELKKKENSYISLHKIVDEEEKELSAIEAVWEKNEE; from the coding sequence TTGGAAAATGTAGTTACTGAAAAAGAATATGAAGTCCAATACTATGAAATAGATTTTAGAAAGAAATTGCTTGTAACAAGCCTTATGAATTATTTTGAAGATGTATCTACAAAACAATCAGAAGACATAGGAGGAGGACTAGATTACTTAAAACAGACTGGAGTAGCCTGGGTACTATATAAATGGGATATACATATTAATAGGCATCCTAATTATGGTGAAAAAATAGCAGTTCAAACTAAAGCATATTCCTTTAGAAAGTTCTATGGATATAGGACCTTTAAGGTTTTAGATGATAAGGGAAATGTCATTGCATCAGCCAATTCAATATGGCTTCTTATAGATAAGGAAAAACGTAAAGTAATCAGGATAACTGAAGATATGTATAAAATGTATGGTGTAGCTGAAAATGATATAAAACGGTTGATTATTAAAAAGATAAAGTTACCAGAACAGTTTGACATAGAAAAAAGTTTTGATGTAAGGTACAGTGACATAGATACCAACAGGCATGTCAATAATGTTAAGTATGTAGATTGGATTGTGGAAACTATACCTCTTGATATAGTACTTAATTTTAATATAAAAAATCTAAATATAACTTATGAAAAAGAGGCATTATATGGAGAAAAAATAAAAATATATACTGAACTGAAAAAGAAAGAAAATAGTTATATATCTCTGCATAAGATAGTGGATGAAGAGGAAAAAGAATTATCAGCGATAGAAGCGGTTTGGGAGAAGAATGAAGAATAA
- a CDS encoding adenylosuccinate synthase: MSAFIVLGSQWGDEGKGKMTDYLAKGADVVVRFQGGNNAGHTVEVGDKQYKLHLVPSGILYKDKVNVIGNGVVLDPKALFEEMDYLKDLGVDISPDNLIISDRAQLIMPYHKVLDGIKERARGKKDIGTTGKGIGPCYTDKMERSGIRVCDLMHQNIFEENLRENLKIKNDIITKVYGEKALDFDTIYNEYIDYAKRLAPYVKDISVEVYNSIKAEKKVLFEGAQGSLLDIDYGTYPYVTSSSTIAGGVCIGSGIGPTMITGAVGIAKAYTTRVGKGPFPTELFDKTGEWIRENGHEYGVTTGRARRCGWLDLVILKTSSRVSGLTSFAITKIDTLAGLEKVKACVGYKFNGKVIDYIPASLEDLAKCEPVYEEFEGWGREIENAKTYDELPENAKKYLSRIEESTGTKVSIVSVGPRRDQTIDVSEI; this comes from the coding sequence ATGTCAGCATTTATTGTTTTAGGATCCCAATGGGGTGATGAAGGAAAAGGAAAGATGACAGATTATCTTGCAAAAGGGGCAGATGTTGTTGTTAGGTTTCAAGGCGGAAATAATGCAGGTCATACAGTTGAAGTAGGTGATAAGCAATACAAACTTCATCTTGTACCATCTGGAATATTGTATAAAGATAAGGTGAATGTAATAGGAAATGGAGTAGTACTTGATCCAAAAGCATTATTTGAAGAAATGGATTATTTAAAAGACCTAGGAGTAGACATATCACCTGACAATTTAATAATAAGTGATAGAGCCCAGCTTATTATGCCTTACCATAAGGTATTAGACGGTATAAAAGAGAGGGCAAGGGGTAAAAAAGATATAGGAACTACAGGAAAAGGAATTGGACCGTGCTATACGGATAAGATGGAAAGAAGCGGCATAAGAGTTTGTGACCTTATGCACCAGAATATATTTGAAGAAAATCTAAGAGAAAATTTAAAAATAAAGAATGACATAATAACTAAGGTTTATGGAGAAAAGGCTCTTGACTTTGATACTATATACAATGAATATATTGATTATGCAAAGAGATTAGCTCCTTATGTTAAAGATATATCTGTAGAAGTATATAATAGTATAAAAGCTGAAAAAAAAGTATTATTTGAAGGGGCACAGGGTAGTTTACTTGATATAGACTATGGAACTTATCCTTATGTTACATCTTCAAGCACTATTGCTGGCGGAGTATGTATTGGTTCAGGAATAGGCCCTACTATGATAACAGGAGCAGTAGGTATTGCAAAGGCGTATACTACAAGAGTAGGAAAAGGACCTTTCCCTACAGAGCTTTTTGACAAAACAGGAGAATGGATTAGGGAAAATGGTCATGAATATGGAGTTACTACAGGAAGAGCTAGAAGATGTGGATGGCTAGATCTAGTAATACTTAAGACTAGCAGTAGAGTTTCTGGACTTACAAGCTTTGCTATTACAAAGATAGATACTTTAGCAGGGCTTGAAAAGGTAAAAGCATGTGTAGGATATAAATTTAATGGAAAAGTTATAGATTATATACCTGCAAGTTTAGAAGATTTAGCTAAATGTGAACCTGTATATGAAGAATTTGAAGGTTGGGGCAGGGAAATAGAAAATGCCAAAACTTATGACGAGCTACCAGAGAATGCTAAAAAGTATTTAAGTAGAATAGAAGAATCTACGGGAACAAAGGTATCTATAGTATCTGTTGGACCAAGAAGAGATCAGACAATAGATGTAAGCGAAATATAA
- a CDS encoding FAD-dependent protein has translation MKEKYDVIIVGAGPAGIFTALEITKLNKNLSVLIIDKGRNIEDRKCPARINGKCVNCNPCGITSGWSGAGAFSDGKLSLSPEVGGRILEYFSEDECKKLIKYCDDIYLNFGANKVVYGLNNENIDKIKYEASKYNIRLIQCPVRHLGTELAYEVLKKMYYHLLDNTNTEFSELTTVDEILVEDDSVIGVCVENKDGRKKVLADHVVVAPGRGGAEWFSNQSKKLELKTTNNAVDIGVRVEVPNSIMDHLTKDLYEAKLVYYSDTFDNKVRTFCMNPGGVVSEEHYDGTIAVVNGHSYEEKELRTENTNFAMLVSTSFTEPFNQPITYGKYIAKLGNMLTGNGIMVQRLGDLLNGRRTDYSRLKKSTTIPTLKSAVPGDLSYVLPQRYLTSIVEALKAFNNVAPGLYSKNTLLYGVEVKFYSSKCDTNDKFETSIKNLYAIGDGAGITRGLMQASVTGVVVGRDIVSK, from the coding sequence TTGAAAGAAAAATATGATGTAATAATAGTTGGAGCTGGTCCTGCGGGAATATTTACTGCTTTAGAAATTACAAAGCTTAACAAAAATCTGAGTGTACTTATAATTGATAAAGGCAGAAATATAGAAGATAGAAAGTGTCCGGCTAGGATAAATGGAAAGTGTGTAAATTGCAATCCATGTGGTATTACTTCTGGCTGGTCAGGTGCAGGAGCTTTTTCTGATGGAAAGCTTTCTTTAAGCCCAGAAGTCGGGGGTAGAATTTTAGAGTATTTTTCAGAAGATGAATGTAAAAAATTAATAAAATATTGTGATGATATATATTTAAATTTTGGAGCTAACAAGGTTGTATATGGATTAAACAATGAAAATATAGATAAGATAAAGTATGAAGCAAGCAAATATAATATTCGTCTTATACAGTGTCCTGTTAGGCACCTGGGAACAGAGTTAGCCTATGAAGTACTGAAAAAAATGTATTACCATCTTTTAGATAACACAAACACTGAATTTAGTGAACTTACTACAGTAGATGAGATATTAGTAGAAGATGATAGTGTGATTGGAGTTTGTGTGGAAAACAAGGATGGTAGGAAAAAGGTTTTAGCAGATCATGTAGTAGTTGCTCCAGGCAGGGGCGGTGCAGAATGGTTTTCAAATCAATCTAAAAAGTTAGAGTTAAAAACTACAAATAATGCTGTAGATATAGGTGTTCGAGTTGAAGTACCAAATTCAATAATGGATCACTTGACTAAAGACTTATATGAAGCGAAACTTGTATATTATTCTGATACTTTTGATAATAAGGTTAGAACTTTTTGCATGAACCCAGGTGGTGTAGTATCAGAAGAGCACTATGATGGTACCATAGCAGTTGTAAATGGGCATAGTTATGAAGAAAAAGAGTTGAGAACAGAAAATACAAACTTTGCAATGCTCGTTTCTACATCTTTTACGGAACCTTTCAATCAACCTATAACTTATGGTAAGTATATTGCAAAGCTTGGAAATATGCTTACTGGAAATGGCATAATGGTGCAAAGACTGGGTGATTTATTAAATGGAAGAAGAACTGATTATTCAAGACTTAAAAAATCTACTACTATTCCAACTTTGAAATCAGCAGTGCCTGGAGATTTAAGTTATGTTTTACCTCAGAGATATCTTACATCCATAGTTGAGGCACTAAAAGCTTTTAACAATGTAGCACCAGGACTTTATAGTAAAAATACACTTTTATATGGTGTGGAGGTAAAATTCTATTCTAGTAAATGTGACACAAATGATAAGTTTGAAACTTCTATAAAGAATCTATATGCCATAGGAGACGGTGCAGGTATTACAAGAGGACTTATGCAGGCATCAGTAACAGGTGTAGTAGTTGGAAGAGACATAGTTAGCAAGTAA
- a CDS encoding aspartate ammonia-lyase has product MNFRIEKDLLGEKEVEASSYFGINTERALENFNLQGKTINLNLVKEIALIKKAAALVNKDLGELKIEKADAIIKASEEVIGGKFDNQFKLSSFQGGAGTSTNMNVNEVIANRAIELLGGEKGDYSLVHPLNDVNMSQSTNDVYPTALRIAAIRRIRKLSSCLSDLQEELQVKENDFSDILKLGRTQLMDALPMMVGQGFGAYAKAIARDRWRIYKVEERLREINIGGTAIGTGLNATNKFIYKITDVLQDLTGLGIARSDYPMDVTQNCDVFVEVSGLLKSLACNLLKISNDLRLLNSGPRGGIGEIILPKVQAGSTIMPGKVNPVIAEMVAQVSMRVISNDTAITMASSSGQLELNAFTPLIAECLLESLELLEKTVTLFREKCISEIKVNEENCKKNLENSTALVTALVHYIGYDKASELAKKSLKNHKTIKEILYEEKILPKEKIDEIINPYQLTKPGIPGK; this is encoded by the coding sequence GTGAACTTTAGAATAGAAAAAGATTTACTTGGAGAAAAGGAAGTTGAAGCCTCTTCCTATTTCGGTATTAATACTGAAAGAGCTTTAGAAAATTTTAATTTACAGGGTAAAACCATTAATTTAAATTTAGTTAAAGAAATTGCGCTCATAAAAAAAGCAGCTGCTCTAGTCAATAAAGATTTAGGAGAACTTAAAATTGAAAAAGCTGATGCTATAATTAAAGCTAGTGAAGAAGTTATCGGTGGCAAATTTGACAATCAATTTAAGTTAAGTTCATTTCAAGGTGGAGCCGGCACATCCACAAATATGAATGTAAATGAAGTCATAGCAAATAGAGCTATAGAGTTACTAGGCGGTGAAAAGGGAGATTACTCATTAGTACATCCTTTAAATGACGTAAATATGTCTCAATCTACAAATGATGTTTATCCTACTGCTCTTAGGATTGCAGCTATACGACGCATAAGAAAATTAAGCAGTTGTTTGTCCGATCTTCAGGAAGAACTTCAAGTTAAAGAAAACGATTTTTCAGATATATTGAAATTAGGTAGAACTCAGCTAATGGATGCGCTTCCCATGATGGTAGGACAAGGTTTTGGGGCTTACGCCAAAGCAATCGCACGAGATAGATGGAGAATATATAAAGTAGAAGAAAGACTCAGGGAAATCAACATAGGCGGTACCGCTATAGGTACAGGCCTTAATGCGACTAATAAATTTATATATAAGATAACCGATGTACTTCAAGACTTAACCGGCCTCGGAATTGCCCGTTCCGATTATCCTATGGATGTTACTCAAAATTGCGACGTATTTGTTGAGGTCTCAGGACTTTTAAAATCCCTAGCCTGCAATCTTTTAAAAATCTCAAATGATTTAAGGCTTTTAAATTCGGGACCCCGGGGAGGAATCGGAGAAATCATTCTTCCAAAGGTGCAAGCAGGTTCAACTATCATGCCAGGAAAAGTCAACCCAGTCATAGCTGAAATGGTAGCACAGGTAAGTATGCGAGTAATATCAAACGACACAGCAATTACTATGGCCAGCAGTTCAGGTCAATTGGAGTTAAATGCATTTACTCCACTCATTGCAGAATGTCTACTTGAATCTCTAGAACTTTTAGAAAAAACAGTTACACTATTTAGAGAAAAGTGCATCAGCGAAATCAAAGTAAATGAAGAAAATTGTAAAAAAAATCTTGAAAATTCCACAGCACTAGTAACTGCATTAGTACATTACATAGGTTATGATAAGGCTAGTGAACTTGCAAAGAAATCCTTGAAAAATCATAAAACTATAAAAGAAATTCTATATGAAGAAAAAATACTGCCTAAGGAAAAAATAGATGAAATAATAAACCCATATCAGCTAACAAAACCAGGTATACCTGGTAAATAA
- the hydF gene encoding [FeFe] hydrogenase H-cluster maturation GTPase HydF — MSLNETPRSVRTHIALFGKRNAGKSSIINALTGQDIAIVSDVRGTTTDPVYKSMEILPIGPCVIIDTAGLDDEGELGELRKEKTLSILNKTDISIIVIDSTVGITDYDESIINQIKNKKIPLIGVLNKIDAVDIKDLDVEHMRKELKIPIVKVSALKGKGILELKNQIIAAQPQSEDKFKVIGDLINPGDFVVLVTPIDKAAPKGRLILPQQQTIRDVLESDATAVVTKEFELRETLQNLGKKPKIVVTDSQVFLKVAADTPKDILMTSFSILFARCKGDLVELIKGVKAVKKLKDGDKVLIAEGCTHHRQSDDIGKVKIPRWIRQITGKKIDFEFSSGVSFTEEIKKYALVVHCGACMLNRAAMLYRINTAKELNVPIVNYGILIAYVQGILDRALKPFPLAKMAWDDEN; from the coding sequence ATGAGTTTAAACGAAACACCTCGTTCAGTAAGAACACATATAGCACTCTTTGGCAAAAGGAATGCTGGCAAATCAAGTATTATAAACGCCTTAACAGGACAAGATATAGCCATCGTATCTGATGTAAGGGGTACTACTACAGATCCAGTTTATAAATCTATGGAAATACTTCCTATAGGACCCTGTGTAATAATAGATACCGCAGGCCTTGATGATGAGGGCGAGCTTGGCGAACTTAGAAAAGAAAAAACATTAAGTATTTTAAATAAAACTGACATATCAATAATTGTAATAGATTCAACTGTTGGAATTACAGATTATGACGAGTCTATAATAAATCAAATAAAAAATAAAAAAATTCCCCTTATAGGAGTCTTAAACAAAATCGATGCTGTTGATATAAAAGATTTAGATGTAGAACATATGAGAAAAGAACTCAAAATACCAATTGTAAAGGTATCTGCACTTAAAGGAAAAGGTATACTTGAGTTAAAAAATCAAATAATAGCTGCACAACCTCAAAGTGAAGATAAATTTAAAGTAATTGGTGATTTAATAAACCCTGGAGATTTTGTGGTCCTTGTAACTCCAATAGATAAAGCAGCTCCTAAAGGAAGACTTATTCTCCCTCAGCAGCAAACCATAAGAGATGTGCTGGAAAGTGATGCTACTGCGGTGGTAACTAAAGAATTCGAACTTAGAGAAACCTTACAAAATTTAGGCAAAAAGCCTAAAATAGTAGTTACAGATTCTCAGGTATTTTTAAAAGTAGCAGCAGATACTCCAAAAGATATATTGATGACTTCCTTTTCTATACTATTTGCAAGATGCAAAGGAGACCTAGTAGAACTTATAAAAGGAGTAAAAGCTGTAAAGAAATTAAAGGATGGGGACAAAGTACTTATTGCAGAAGGCTGCACTCACCACAGACAATCTGATGATATAGGTAAAGTAAAAATCCCTAGATGGATACGACAAATTACCGGTAAAAAAATAGATTTTGAATTTTCATCTGGCGTTTCCTTTACAGAAGAAATAAAAAAATATGCCTTAGTAGTTCACTGCGGTGCTTGCATGTTAAATAGAGCTGCAATGCTTTATAGAATAAATACTGCAAAAGAACTTAATGTCCCTATTGTAAACTATGGCATACTCATTGCATATGTCCAGGGTATACTAGATAGAGCTTTAAAACCATTTCCACTAGCTAAAATGGCATGGGATGATGAAAATTGA